A segment of the Candidatus Brevundimonas phytovorans genome:
GCAGCCGCCATGTGCTGGACGGCGCGTCATTCGGGCGGGGCAGGGCGGCGTCCCAGAGCGAGCGCGAGCGCGCGGTCTGGGCCTCGGTCGAAACCTGCCAATAGAAGCCGCCGGCGGGGGTGTCGAAACGGAGGTCGGCGGGTGGCGTCGTCACGCTCAACCGACCGGCGGGGTCCAGTTCGGCGGCGGCGGCGATGCGGGTGGCGTCGCGGGTCAGTTCCAGCGTCAGGCGGCGTTCCAGATGCCGCGCGAACAGCAGGCTCATGAACAGCCAGGCGACGATCAGGGCGACCAGGATGGCCGCGCCGCCGCCGAGCAACAGCCGCCAGCGCAGCGAACGCAGCATCAGTCGGCGCCCTGCAACAGATAGCCGAAGCCGCGCCGGGTGCTGATGACCTCGCCGCCGAACTTGCGACGAAGACGCGCGACGATGGCCTCGATGGCGTTGGTGTCCGAGGTCTCGGCGACGCCATAGAGATGCTCGGCCAGTTCGCCCGCCGAAACCGCGCGGCCGGGCTGGTGGCCCAGATAGTCGAGCAGTCGGAACTCCAGCGGCGACAGGCGGGCCGGGGCGCCGTCGAACGAGGCGCTCATCCGTGCGGTGTCGAGCCGCAGCCGGCCAATGTCGATGACGCTGGAGGTGCGACCCGCCTGACGCCGGACCAGGCCGCGCAGCCGGGCGATCAACTCGCCCATCTCGAACGGCTTGGCCAGATAGTCGTCGGCCCCGGCCTCGATGCCCTCGACCTTTTCGGTCCAGGCGCCGCGCGCCGAGACGATCAGGACGGGGAAGGCGCGGCCGGCCGCGCGCCAGCGGCGCAGCGTCGACAGCCCGTCCAGACGCGGAAGGCCCAGGTCCAGAACCGCGATGGCGTAGTCCTCGACGTCGCCTGCATACCAGGCGGCCTCGCCGTCAGACACGACATCGACGATGAAACCCGCGGCCTCGATGGCGCGCTTCAGGTCGGCCTGAATATCGGGATCGTCCTCGACGACGAGACAGCGCATCAGTCGTCCTTGACCTCCAGAACGACGCCGGTGCGGGCGTCGATCCGCAGTTTGCGGACCCGTCCGGCGGGCGTCAGCACCTTTACCTTGTAGCGCCAACCTTCGCGGTGTCGATCCAGTTCAACCTCGATGACGTCGCCGGGCTCGGCGCGCTGGGCGATCGCCAGGATGCGGGTCAGGGGCAGGATCTCTCCGCGTCGCAGCGCTCCGCGGGCCGCGACGTGGTCGTCGTCCTCCGCCAGGGCGGCGGTGGCGGGCGCCAGGGCCATCAGGCCGGCCAGCAGGGCGAGGGGCGCATGGCGCCGGGAAAGACCGTTGGGTTTCATGGCGGCCACCCTGCCGCAGCCAAGCTGACAACAGGCTGACGGTTTGCCGCGCCCGCCTGTCAGGAAGGCGGGCCTAAGGCTGTGGCTCTGACGTTGAGAGGGGCCGCCATGCGATCGAACATCCAGACCCAAGCCGTGCTGATGAGCGGCGTCGCCGCCGCGGTCCTGCTGTTTGGCGCAGCGGCGGCTTCGGCGCAGACGGCGCCTGATGGAACGACCGGCGTCACGGCCTATCCCGCCAGCGCGTTCGCCGCCTCGGCCCCGGCCAGCGCGCGGGAAATGCTGGACCGGACGCCGGGCTTTGCTCTGGTCGAGCCGGACGCCGATGTGCGCGGCTATTCCGGCGCGCAGGGCAATGTCCTGATCGACGGGGTGCGGCCCGCCAGCAAGCGCGAGAACGTATCGGACCTGTTGCGGCGCATTCCGGCGGGAACGGTTGAGCGGATCGAACTGATCCGGGGCGGGGCCGGCGGCGTCGACATGGGCGGCTATGCGGTCCTGGCCAATGTGGTGCGCAGGCACGTGGTCGACGCCGAAGGCATGGTCGAGATCGGCGCCCTGTCTTCGACTGACGGCTGGTTCTCGCCCAGCGGACAGGCGCAATATACGCGGCGCTGGGGCGCGCGGTCGCTGGAGCTGTCGGCCAAGCTGGAGCCGGACTTCGACGACGACAGCGGCGACGGCCCGATCTGGACCGAGACGCCCGGCGGCGCAGTGACCGAGCGCTTCCACGAAGACACGCGCAAGGTCCAGCACGCGGCCGAGGTCGCCGCCAACTGGACGCAGCCTCTGGCCGGAGGCCGTTTCAACGTCACGGCGGCGGTGCGCGGCGATCGGGCGCGGGCGGATACGGTGATCCAGTCGCTGGACGACGCCGACGACCGTGAAGACGTCGCCGCGCGCGAGGAATTCATCGAGGGCGAACTGGGCGCGCGCTATCAACGCAGCCTCGGGACGGCGACGACGCTGGAGGCTCTGGCCAGCCAGCGCCTGGGGCGGCTGAGCGGCGATGAGAAGTCGCAACAGGGCGCCGACAGCGAGAGCTTTGATGAAACCACCCGTACCGGCGAGAGCATCGCCCGGATCGACCTGACCCACCGCCGCTCGGACCAGCTGTCGCTGTCGGCCGGGCTGGAGGGGGCGTTCAACTTCCTCGAAAGCGAGGCGCGGCTGCAGGAGAACGGCGCGCCGGTCTTCCTGCCCGGCTCCGATGTGCGCATCGAAGAGCGGCGGATCGAGGGTTCGCTCGGCGCGACCTGGACCCCGGTCGAGGCGGTGATTGTCGAGGCAGGGTTGCGGGTCGAGGGCTCGACCATCACCCAGACCGGCGACAGTCCGCTGGAACGCGACTTCACCTACGCCAAGCCGCGTCTGGCCCTGACCTGGGACATGGACGCGCAGAACCAACTGCGACTGGCCGTGTCGCGCGAGGTAGGACAGCTGGACTTTGGCGAGTTCGTCGCCTCGGCCTCCCTGTCCACCGGGGTGGTCGCGGTCGGCAATGCGGCGCTGGAGCCGGACAAGAGCTGGCGCTTTTCCGCGGCCTGGGAGCGCAGCTTCTGGGACGACGCCTCCCTGACCCTGACCTGGACCCATGATCAGATCAGCGATGTGGTGGACCGGGTGCTGATCGTGACCGACGACGCTGTGTTCGACGCGCCGGGCAATATCGGTGACGGCCGGCGCGACACGTTGGCGATCGATCTGAACACGCCGCTGGACCGGTTGGGGATCAGGGGCGGGCAACTGCGCGCATCCATGCTGTGGCGCACCAGCCGCGTCACGGATCCGGTCACTGGCGAGGCGCGCGACATTTCGGAAGAGAAGCCGGTCGAGGGCGAGGTGGCCTTTACCCAGGCGATGCCGCAGTGGCGGATGAACTGGGGCGTGACGGTTGAGCACATCGCCGAGCGCAAGACCCGCTATCGCTTTGACGACGTGCGGCGCCGCTCCGAGGACCTGGGATGGACGATCTTCGCCGAGCGACGGATGGGCGACCGCTGGCGGCTGCGGGCCGAGGCGACGGACCTGTTCGGTCGCGACTTTCATGAGACGCGCGACAAGTACGACGGCCCGCGTGCGACCGGCGCGCTGGAAGAGATCGAGCGACGCGAACGCCGCTCGCCGGGCTACGTCAGCCTGACCTTGCGCCGTAGTATGGGCGGCTAGGCCAGCCCTCGGGGGCGTCGAAGCCGTAGTAGCCGCCCCCGGCCTTGAAGCGTTCCAGTCGACGAAGTTCTTCTGGATCAGCCTTTTGATCCCAGGTCTTGACGCCATTGGTCAGGTCGGCGGGTGTCAGCACCAACTCGTCCCAGACCGCCTCGCCCTGAACGTCGTGCAGGGTATAGGTCAGGGTCGGCGTGGGGCCGGTCAGGTCGAAGCGCATCAGGCCCACATTGACGCTGCGCGTCCAGGTATCGCGGATGCGGACCTCGGGCGCCTGACGCGTGTTCTTGTTGGCCGGCATCTGGGCCAAGGGCGACGAACACATGTCATAGATGTCGTAGCCGCCGACCTCGGAACGGGGGATGCAGTTCAACTCGCCCATGTGGCTGTCGCCCGAGATGCAGACCACGCCGCCGATGCTCTGGTCGCGGATGAAGTCGAAGATCTCGTTGCGCTCGGTCAGATAGACGCCCCAGCTGTCGCCGCCCTTTTCGTTCTCGGCCGACGAGAAGCCGCCCCCGGAGACCAGCACCTTGAACGGCGCGTGCGAGGCCTTCAGTTCGCGCTTCAGCCAGGCTTTCTGGCGGGCGCCGAGGACGGTCTTGGCCGCGTCGTCGGTCTGGGTGGTCGGGTCGCGGTGGTAGCGGCCGTCGAGGAAGAAGAAGTCGACCCCGCCATAGGCCTGTTTGAAATAGACGCCGGGATTGTCGGCCTCGCCATAGGCGGGGTTGGCCCAGACTTTCTTGAAGACGTTCAGCGAGGCGGCTTTGAACGGGCTGCGACCGTCGGAGTCGTTGTAGCCGAAGTCGTGGTCGTCCCAGATGGCCAGTTGCGGCGTCGAGCGTAGCAGGGGCAGAAGGCGCTCGACCACACGCCCACGGCCATAGAGGTCCATCAGGGCGGCGGGCTGATCGCTGTCGCCATAGATGTTGTCGCCCAGCCAGAAGAAGAGGTCGGGGTCCAGGCCGCGCACGGCGTTCCAGATCGGCTGATCGGCGTCGTACTGGATCCGGCAGCACGAGCCGAAGGCGACGCGGAAGGCGGCGGGGCCGTCCGGCGCGGTGCGGGTGCGGTTGGGCGCGAACTGGAAACGGTCCTGCTGGCCGTCGTACTTCAGCCGGTACCAGTAGTCGGTGTCAGGCTTCAGCCCCTCGACGCGGAAGGTCAGGCAGCAGTCATCCTCGGCGCGGGCGGTCAGGGTCGGACCTTGCAGCACCTGACGGAAGTCGCGGTCCGTGGCGTATTCCAGCGACACTGGAAAGGCGCCCGAGGCTCGCACCCAGACGGTGAAATGGCCCGGTCCCGGCGCGCCGACCATCGGGCCTTGCAGGGCGCGAGGATAGCCAAGCGCCTCGGCCAGGGCGCGCGGGGCCGCGCCCAGCAGGGCGGCCATGGCCACGCCGCCGAGGAAGCCGCGACGACCGGCGGTCAGGATAGGGGTCATGCGCTCACTCCTTCAGGGCGGTGTTCAGGCGATCGATCAGGACATCATGGACGCCGCCGTTGGAGACGCAGACATGGCCGGCGTGAAGGTCCAGCGGCCCGCCGTCTACGCCGGTGGCGCGACCGCCCGCTTCCTCGACCAGGATGACGCCAGGCCCCATGTCCCAGGCGTTGAGGCAGCGCTCCCAGTAGGCGTCCCAGCGCCCTGCGGCGACCCAGGCCATGTCCACGGCGCAGGCTCCGGTGCGGCGGATGCCCGCCACGTCGGCGGACAGCAGGGCCATCTCGCGGGCGAAGACCGGGTGATCCGGCTTGCCCGCAAAGGGGATGCCGCAGGCCAGGACGGATTCGACCAGGGCGCTCCGGTTCGACACCTGCACCCGCCCGCCGTTCAGCCAGCAGCCCTTGCCGGTTTCCGCGACATAGAGCTCGTTCAGGACGGGGATATAGGTGACACCCGCCACCACCTTGCCCTCGCGGGCCAGGGCGATGTTGACGCCCCACAGCGGACTGCCGAACAGGAAGTTGGTGGTGCCGTCCAGGGGATCGACGATCCACTGCTGGCTCTGGTCGTCGCCGCCGCCGACGCCGCCTTCCTCGCCGAGGAAGGCGTAGGCGGGCTGGGCGCGAGCCAGGATGCCGCGCGCCGTGGCCTCGGCCTCCTCGTCGGCGATGGAGACCATGTCGGCGGGACCGGTCTTGGAGCGCACCGTCAGCTGGGCCAGTTGGGCGAAGTGGCGTTCCAGCCCGGCGCCGGCGGTCTTGGCCGCCTCGATCATGGCCTTCAGGTCTTCGGAGGGATCAATCATGGCGCGAACTCAGTCTCTCAGGCGGGTGCGCCACAGGCTGGCGGCCAGCAGCATGGAAATCACGGAAGAGCCGATCCAGAACCAGATGACCGGACCGAAGTCATAGGTGCGGACCTCGCCCACGACGGTCATGCCGCGCTCGATCAGGAAGCCCGAAATCTGTTCCTGAAGGGCGGCGCCGATGTAGCTGAAGATGCCGATGACCCCCATGGCTGCGCCGGCCACGCGCTTGGGCGCGATGTCCACGGCGAACAAACCGCCCAGCGAAGTGACCAGACCCGTCAGCCCCATGCCGAACAGCAGCATGGAGAAGACCATGACCGGCATGGTGTTGGGGCCCCAGAAGAAGAGGGCCAGCCCGGCGATCTCGATGACGGCGAAGATGAGGTTCACCGGTGGACGACGGGCGGCGAAATACTTGTCGGAGATGAAGCCGAAGCCGATAGCCCCAGCGATGCCAGCGAGCGTGCTGATCATCAGCAGGGTACCGGCGGCGGGCAGGGAGAAGCCGCGCGCCTCCTGCAGATAGAGGACGCCCCAGGAGTTGATGGCGTAGCGGGTGACATAGGTGGTGGCCGAAGCCAGGCACAGGACCCAGATGGCGGGCAGCTTGAGGATGGACAGTTGCAGGCCCAGCACCGACTTGATGCCGGGCTTGGGCGCTTCGTTGTAGTTGTCCTGCTTCCAGTCGTTGACGGCGGGCAGGCCCAGGGTGCGCGGCCGATCCTGGATCAGCAGGTAGCAGCCCAGGGCCGTGGCCACGCCCAGCACGCCGGGACCCCAGAAGCCCCAGCGCCAACCGGCAGCGGCCACCAGAGAGCCGACCACCAGGAAGGTCAGGCCCTCGCCGATGGAGTGGGCCGTGCTCCAGACGCCATAGGCCCGGCCGCGTTCCTGATTGGAGAACCAGTTGGTCATGGCGACCACGCCGCCCGGGGCGCCAAAACTCTGGAACCACCCGTTCAGCCCCCACAGAAGCGCCGCGGCCCAGACGGTGGTGGTGAAGCCCATCAGCAGGTTACAGATGGCCGTGGCCAGAAAGGCGAAGGCCAGGAACCGCTTCATATTGGCGTGGTCGGCCAGGAAGCCGTTGGTCAGCTTGCCGATGGCATAGGTGTAGAAGAGGGCCGATCCGATCAGGCCCAGTTCGGTCGGGGTGAAGACTCCGGCGTCGATCAGCGGCTTCTTCACCACCCCCAGCGCCAGCCGGCAGGTGTAGATCAGGCCATAGCCCAGGGTGATGGCCAGCATCACGCGGAAGCGGTGGCGATGGAACAGCGAGGAGACCGTGGCGGCGTCGCCGATCTCGGGCTTGTCCGCCCCGGTCGCAAAGAAGCGCAGCAGTCCTCGGGCCATGTGGCCGCCTCCCATGATGAGCGGACCAGCGTCGATGCGACGGTCTCGTTGAAATCCAGACTAGGGGAGGGCCGACCGCATTGGAAGGATAATTCTATATTCTATTCCAATGAAATTTCGCAGTCGTTGCGATGCGCCGGATGCATGAACGCCTCGACAGCGGAGCCATCGAGGCGTTTGGACTGCAGGGATCCGCTTCAGCGCATGGTGGGGATGACGAAGCTCTGATCCGTCACCGTGCCGCCGACCGACTTGGGCCAGCGCTGGGTCACGGTCTTGGTGCGGGTGTAGAAGCGCACGCCGTCCAGACCATACTGGTTCAGGTCGCCAAAGCCCGAGCGTTTCCAGCCGCCGAAGCTGTGATAGGCGACCGGCACCGGGATCGGCACATTCACGCCGACCATGCCGACCTCGACCTGATCGGCGAACTCGCGCGCCGCGTCGCCGTTGCGAGTGAAGATGCTGACGCCGTTTCCGTATTGGTGGGCGCTGGGCAGGGCGAGCGCCTCCTCGAAGCTGGCGGCGCGGACGATCTGCAAGACGGGACCGAAGATCTCCTCCTGATAAGACTTCATCGTCGGCGTGACGCGGTCGAACAAAGTGGGGGCCAGGAAGAAGCCGGCCTCATGACCTTGCAGCGCGAAGCCGCGCCCATCGACCACCAGTTCGGCGCCCTCGTCGACGCCCATCTGGATATAGCTCTCGATCTTCGCCTTGTGCGCCGCCGAGACGACGGGGCCGTAGTGGGCTTCAGTATCGGTCGAGACGCCGACGCGCAGGCCCTCGATGGCGGGCAGCAGCTTGGCGCGCAGACGCTCGGCCGTCTCCTCGCCCACCGGCACGACGACCGGCAGGGCCATGCAGCGTTCGCCGGCAGAGCCGTAGGCGGCCCCGATCAGGTCGGCCACCGTTTGATCCAGATCGGCGTCAGGCAGGACGACGCCGTGGTTCTTGGCCCCGCCCATGGCCTGAACCCGCTTGCCGTGGGCGGCGCCCAGGGCGAAGACCGACTGGGCGATGTCGGACGAGCCGACGAAGCTGACGGCCTTGATGGTCGGGTGCTTCAGGATGGCCTCGACCACCTCCTTGTCGCCCTGCACCACATTCAGGATACCGGCGGGAGCGCCCGCCTCCATCATCAGTTCGGCCAGACGCACCGGCACCGATGGATCGCGTTCCGAGGGCTTGAGGATGAAGGCGTTGCCACAGGCGATGGCCGGCCCGAACATCCACATCGGGATCATGGCGGGGAAGTTGAAGGGGGTGATCCCGGCCACCACGCCCAGGGCCTGCCGCGCCGAAAAGACGTCGATGCCCGGCCCGGCGCCCTGGGTGTATTCGCCCTTCAGCAGGTGGGGGATGCCGCAGGCGAACTCGATCACCTCCAGCCCGCGCTGGATGTCGCCCTTGGAGTCGGCGATGACCTTGCCATGCTCGGACGACAGCAGGTGGGCCAACTCGTCCATGTGAACTTCGAGCAGGCGTTTGAATTCGAACATGACGCGGGCGCGGCGCTGGGGATTGGTGGCGGCCCAGCCTTTCTGAGCGGCGGCGGCGTTCTCGATAGCCCGATCCAGTTCGGACAGGGTCGCCAACTGGACGCGGGCCTGGACCTGGCCGGTGTTGGGATCAAAGACGTCGCCGAAGCGGCCGGAAGCGCCGACGACCGTCTGGCCGCCGATGAAATGTTCGATGGGGCGCATGGTTCTAGTCCTTGGGAGGGGGCGGGACGGCCGCTTTGGCGATCCAGTCGTGAGCCGGGTCGTTGCGGAAGATCCAGTGGCGTTTCGGACCCGCCATGACGTTCAGATAATAGAGGTCGTAGCCGTGCGGCGCGCCGACCGGGTGATAGCCGCGCGGCACCATGACCACGTCTCCGTCCTCGACCGAGACGGTCTCGTCCAGACTGCGATCGTCAGTATAGACGCGCTGGATGGCAAAGCCCTGGGGCGGGTTGAGGCGGTGATAGTAGGTCTCTTCCAGCGCGGTTTCCTCGGCGGGCGAGGCGGTGTCGTGCTTGTGCGGGGGATAGCTGGACCAGTGGCCGCCGGGGGTGATGACCTCGACCACGAGCAGGCCT
Coding sequences within it:
- a CDS encoding response regulator transcription factor; protein product: MMRCLVVEDDPDIQADLKRAIEAAGFIVDVVSDGEAAWYAGDVEDYAIAVLDLGLPRLDGLSTLRRWRAAGRAFPVLIVSARGAWTEKVEGIEAGADDYLAKPFEMGELIARLRGLVRRQAGRTSSVIDIGRLRLDTARMSASFDGAPARLSPLEFRLLDYLGHQPGRAVSAGELAEHLYGVAETSDTNAIEAIVARLRRKFGGEVISTRRGFGYLLQGAD
- a CDS encoding PepSY domain-containing protein: MKPNGLSRRHAPLALLAGLMALAPATAALAEDDDHVAARGALRRGEILPLTRILAIAQRAEPGDVIEVELDRHREGWRYKVKVLTPAGRVRKLRIDARTGVVLEVKDD
- a CDS encoding TonB-dependent receptor, whose translation is MRSNIQTQAVLMSGVAAAVLLFGAAAASAQTAPDGTTGVTAYPASAFAASAPASAREMLDRTPGFALVEPDADVRGYSGAQGNVLIDGVRPASKRENVSDLLRRIPAGTVERIELIRGGAGGVDMGGYAVLANVVRRHVVDAEGMVEIGALSSTDGWFSPSGQAQYTRRWGARSLELSAKLEPDFDDDSGDGPIWTETPGGAVTERFHEDTRKVQHAAEVAANWTQPLAGGRFNVTAAVRGDRARADTVIQSLDDADDREDVAAREEFIEGELGARYQRSLGTATTLEALASQRLGRLSGDEKSQQGADSESFDETTRTGESIARIDLTHRRSDQLSLSAGLEGAFNFLESEARLQENGAPVFLPGSDVRIEERRIEGSLGATWTPVEAVIVEAGLRVEGSTITQTGDSPLERDFTYAKPRLALTWDMDAQNQLRLAVSREVGQLDFGEFVASASLSTGVVAVGNAALEPDKSWRFSAAWERSFWDDASLTLTWTHDQISDVVDRVLIVTDDAVFDAPGNIGDGRRDTLAIDLNTPLDRLGIRGGQLRASMLWRTSRVTDPVTGEARDISEEKPVEGEVAFTQAMPQWRMNWGVTVEHIAERKTRYRFDDVRRRSEDLGWTIFAERRMGDRWRLRAEATDLFGRDFHETRDKYDGPRATGALEEIERRERRSPGYVSLTLRRSMGG
- a CDS encoding alkaline phosphatase D family protein; protein product: MTPILTAGRRGFLGGVAMAALLGAAPRALAEALGYPRALQGPMVGAPGPGHFTVWVRASGAFPVSLEYATDRDFRQVLQGPTLTARAEDDCCLTFRVEGLKPDTDYWYRLKYDGQQDRFQFAPNRTRTAPDGPAAFRVAFGSCCRIQYDADQPIWNAVRGLDPDLFFWLGDNIYGDSDQPAALMDLYGRGRVVERLLPLLRSTPQLAIWDDHDFGYNDSDGRSPFKAASLNVFKKVWANPAYGEADNPGVYFKQAYGGVDFFFLDGRYHRDPTTQTDDAAKTVLGARQKAWLKRELKASHAPFKVLVSGGGFSSAENEKGGDSWGVYLTERNEIFDFIRDQSIGGVVCISGDSHMGELNCIPRSEVGGYDIYDMCSSPLAQMPANKNTRQAPEVRIRDTWTRSVNVGLMRFDLTGPTPTLTYTLHDVQGEAVWDELVLTPADLTNGVKTWDQKADPEELRRLERFKAGGGYYGFDAPEGWPSRPYYGARSG
- a CDS encoding inositol monophosphatase family protein, with amino-acid sequence MIDPSEDLKAMIEAAKTAGAGLERHFAQLAQLTVRSKTGPADMVSIADEEAEATARGILARAQPAYAFLGEEGGVGGGDDQSQQWIVDPLDGTTNFLFGSPLWGVNIALAREGKVVAGVTYIPVLNELYVAETGKGCWLNGGRVQVSNRSALVESVLACGIPFAGKPDHPVFAREMALLSADVAGIRRTGACAVDMAWVAAGRWDAYWERCLNAWDMGPGVILVEEAGGRATGVDGGPLDLHAGHVCVSNGGVHDVLIDRLNTALKE
- a CDS encoding MFS transporter — encoded protein: MARGLLRFFATGADKPEIGDAATVSSLFHRHRFRVMLAITLGYGLIYTCRLALGVVKKPLIDAGVFTPTELGLIGSALFYTYAIGKLTNGFLADHANMKRFLAFAFLATAICNLLMGFTTTVWAAALLWGLNGWFQSFGAPGGVVAMTNWFSNQERGRAYGVWSTAHSIGEGLTFLVVGSLVAAAGWRWGFWGPGVLGVATALGCYLLIQDRPRTLGLPAVNDWKQDNYNEAPKPGIKSVLGLQLSILKLPAIWVLCLASATTYVTRYAINSWGVLYLQEARGFSLPAAGTLLMISTLAGIAGAIGFGFISDKYFAARRPPVNLIFAVIEIAGLALFFWGPNTMPVMVFSMLLFGMGLTGLVTSLGGLFAVDIAPKRVAGAAMGVIGIFSYIGAALQEQISGFLIERGMTVVGEVRTYDFGPVIWFWIGSSVISMLLAASLWRTRLRD
- a CDS encoding CoA-acylating methylmalonate-semialdehyde dehydrogenase — its product is MRPIEHFIGGQTVVGASGRFGDVFDPNTGQVQARVQLATLSELDRAIENAAAAQKGWAATNPQRRARVMFEFKRLLEVHMDELAHLLSSEHGKVIADSKGDIQRGLEVIEFACGIPHLLKGEYTQGAGPGIDVFSARQALGVVAGITPFNFPAMIPMWMFGPAIACGNAFILKPSERDPSVPVRLAELMMEAGAPAGILNVVQGDKEVVEAILKHPTIKAVSFVGSSDIAQSVFALGAAHGKRVQAMGGAKNHGVVLPDADLDQTVADLIGAAYGSAGERCMALPVVVPVGEETAERLRAKLLPAIEGLRVGVSTDTEAHYGPVVSAAHKAKIESYIQMGVDEGAELVVDGRGFALQGHEAGFFLAPTLFDRVTPTMKSYQEEIFGPVLQIVRAASFEEALALPSAHQYGNGVSIFTRNGDAAREFADQVEVGMVGVNVPIPVPVAYHSFGGWKRSGFGDLNQYGLDGVRFYTRTKTVTQRWPKSVGGTVTDQSFVIPTMR